A portion of the Epinephelus moara isolate mb chromosome 4, YSFRI_EMoa_1.0, whole genome shotgun sequence genome contains these proteins:
- the ubxn1 gene encoding UBX domain-containing protein 1: MAELTTLESLLEMGFDRNRAEKAVANTGNQGIEQAMDWLMEHENDPDIDEPYVPPVGNVLGGEADSQSTTEQPSLADTAEGTAGEDLEGDQSARRPMTEEEKLEQVKRLEELMRVKQAERRERERAEELEREKQRRKQGQELQQIRQKMQDDDMKKLADQRRREKMEDKLARQRVKEKIARDREERAQKFGGGGPPSTTAPAQPSPSSPTSHGPPPTKKEYDESRIQVRLLDGSTITAVFKAQEPLAAVRVYVQVNGNTPEGQDFTLLSPYPRHVYTELDMEKPLKELGLVPSAVLVVTKK; the protein is encoded by the exons ATGGCAGAGCTAACAACACTAGAGAGCCTGCTGGAGATGGGCTTTGACAGAAACAGAGC GGAAAAGGCTGTGGCCAACACAGGAAACCAGGGGATAGAGCAAGCCATGGACTG GTTAATGGAACATGAGAACGACCCAGACATTGATGAGCCCTATGTGCCTCCTGTGGGGAACGTCCTGGGAGGAGAAGCAGACAGCCAGTCGACTACAGAGCAGCCGTCGCTTGCAGACACAGCTGAAG GGACAGCAGGTGAAGACTTGGAGGGCGACCAGAGTGCAAGGAGGCCGATgacggaggaggagaaacttgaGCAAGTTAAAAG gcTAGAGGAGCTGATGCGGGTGAAGCAGGCAGAGAgacgagagagagagcgggCAGAGGAGTTGGAGAGGGAGAAGCAGCGGAGGAAACAGGGCCAAGAGCTGCAGCAGATTCGCCAGAAGATGCAGGATGATGACATGAAAAAACTTGCTGATCAGCGCAGgagagagaagatggaggaCAAACTGGCAAG GCAAAGGGTTAAAGAGAAGATTGCacgagacagagaggagagagcacaaaAG TTTGGAGGCGGTGGACCCCCCAGCACGACTGCACCTGCCCAGCCCAGCCCCTCGTCACCCACCAGTCACGGCCCTCCACCCACTAAGAAGGAGTATGATGAGTCCAGGATACAG GTACGTCTGTTGGACGGCTCGACCATCACGGCAGTCTTCAAGGCCCAGGAGCCGCTGGCGGCAGTGCGCGTCTACGTGCAGGTGAACGGCAACACACCTGAGGGTCAGGACTTCACGCTGCTGTCGCCCTACCCCCGTCACGTCTACACTGAACTGGACATGGAGAAGCCCCTTAAAGAACTGG GTTTGGTGCCTTCAGCTGTGCTGGTTGTTACCAAAAAGTGA
- the si:ch211-114c17.1 gene encoding pre-mRNA-processing factor 39 — translation MAAEGCEEEMSGNGELEESSAMEASDDPALSPTEMAVNSEENGSLAVAPEAPVGPDPATFTMPQAAEDEEGELPADFERLWKAAHDNPQDFTSWTDLLQYCEQESHVTASRRALEAFLVRYPLCYGYWKKFADLERRAGYNNKAEEVCVQGLQAIPLSVDLWIHYINLLLGTLDMNLPESPTRIRSVFEDAVVAAGLDFHSDRLWDLYVEWEKEQGNMKNAAAVLDRVLKVPTQLYNTHYDKFKEHLNGHEPKEVLSPEEYEELRALCRQSQKAERAERAQEEEEEERPPGEEEPATPEGTDSEELMQKIREQVLIRRDKVYQDNEGEVRKRWHYEDAIKRPYFHVKPLDRHQLRSWHSYLDWEIAQLSNDTKDPQDPQQDPNQAATEGSEVTAQPQEQSEDAAVATDDHRVRILFERCLIACALYEEFWTRYTQYLEPQSVDEARAVFKRACEIHLIYKPNIHMQWATFEERHGDLTEARRVLEALEKTLPGLAVVRLRRAALERRAGQLDQSEALLQEAVAESKEKPTLHAFYSIKLARLLLKLGRNPSRARAVLQEALEISPDNDKLHLNLLELEVSGDPWASAEAVQECVTRALAAPLAPHTKILFSQRGLQFAEDYSNSIQSVLSVYEEHQKLLKELGGTKREAENGDEDPEKLSKSEDGTAVAVSAPTMPHVPITTPPPPVMGTDATSQAAYGGYGSWYQQPQYGSYGYQNTWNYNQGYYPPS, via the exons ATGGCGGCGGAAGGCTGTGAGGAGGAGATGAGCGGCAACGGGGAGCTCGAGGAGTCTTCAG CCATGGAGGCTTCTGACGATCCTGCCTTGTCTCCGACTGAGATGGCAGTAAATTCAGAAGAGAACGGCAGTCTTGCCGTGGCCCCTGAGGCCCCTGTAGGCCCTGACCCTGCGACGTTCACCATGCCCCAAGCTGCAGAAGACGAGGAGGGAGAACTACCTGCGGACTTTGAGCGCCTGTGGAAGGCTGCCCACGACAATCCTCAAGACTTCACCAGCTGGACCGACCTGCTGCAGTACTGCGAGcaagag AGTCACGTCACGGCGTCACGCAGAGCGCTAGAGGCTTTCCTCGTTCGCTACCCGCTCTGCTACGGCTACTGGAAGAAATTTGCTGATCTGGAGCGCCGCGCTGGATACAACAATAAGGCAGAGGAG GTGTGTGTTCAGGGTCTCCAGGCGATCCCCCTGAGTGTAGATCTGTGGATCCACTACATCAATCTGCTGCTGGGAACACTGGACATGAACCTGCCTGAGTCGCCCACACGGATTCGCAG TGTGTTCGAGGACGCGGTTGTGGCAGCAGGTCTGGACTTCCACTCAGACCGGCTTTGGGATCTTTATGTGGAGTGGGAGAAGGAGCAGGGGAACATGAAGAACGCAGCAGCCGTCCTGGACAGAGTCCTCAAAGTCCCCACACAGCTTTACAACACCCACTACGACAA GTTCAAGGAGCACCTGAACGGCCACGAGCCCAAGGAGGTGCTCTCCCCAGAGGAGTACGAGGAGCTGAGGGCGTTGTGTCGTCAGAGTCAGAAGGCAGAACGTGCAGAACGGgcacaggaggaggaagaggaggagaggccgCCGGGGGAGGAAGAGCCCGCCACACCTGAGGGCACAGACTCC gaggAGTTAATGCAGAAGATAAGGGAACAAGTGCTGATTCGAAGGGACAAAGTTTACCAGGACAACGAGGGAGAAGTCCGCAAGAGATGGCACTATGAAGACGCT ATCAAACGTCCCTACTTCCACGTCAAGCCTCTCGATCGTCACCAGCTGCGGAGCTGGCACTCCTACCTGGACTGGGAAATCGCTCAGCTGAGCAATGACACCAAAGACCCCCAAGACCCCCAACAAG ATCCAAACCAGGCAGCCAcagaggggtcagaggtcacagctCAGCCTCAAGAACAATCAGAGGACGCTGCGGTTGCCACTGATGATCACAGGGTTCGCATCCTCTTTGAGCGCTGCCTCATCGCCTGCGCTCTGTATGAGGAGTTCTGGACCAGG TATACTCAGTACCTGGAGCCGCAAAGTGTGGACGAGGCGCGGGCTGTTTTCAAACGAGCCTGTGAGATCCACCTGATATACAAACCAAACATCCACATGCAGTGGGCCACCTTCGAGGAGAGACACG GTGACTTAACCGAGGCCCGCCGGGTGCTGGAGGCCCTGGAGAAAACCCTACCAGGGTTGGCGGTGGTCCGTCTTCGCAGGGCGGCTTTAGAGAGGCGAGCGGGCCAGCTGGACCAATCAGAGGCCCTGCTGCAGGAGGCGGTGGCCGAATCCAAAGAGAAGCCCACGTTACACGCTTTTTATTCCATCAAGCTGGCTCGTCTGCTGCTGAAGCTGGGCAGGAACCCCAGCAGAGCCCGCGCGGTTTTACAGGAGGCGCTGGAGATCAGTCCG GATAACGATAAGCTGCACCTGAACCTGCTGGAGCTGGAGGTGTCGGGCGACCCCTGGGCGTCAGCTGAGGCGGTGCAGGAGTGTGTGACACGAGCCCTGGCAGCTCCCCTCGCCCCACACACCAAGATCCTCTTCTCACAGAGAGGCCTGCAGTTCGCCGAGGACTACAGCAACTCTATCCAGAG TGTGCTGTCCGTCTATGAGGAACACCAGAAGCTGCTGAAAGAGCTCGGTGGAACgaagagagaagcagagaatgG GGATGAGGACCCGGAGAAGCTGAGCAAAAGTGAGGATGGCACCGCTGTTGCCGTGTCTGCACCCACCATGCCGCATGTCCCTATCACCACACCCCCTCCTCCTGTGATGGGCACAGACGCCACCTCACAGGCCGCCTACGGGGGATACGGCAGCTGGTACCAG CAACCGCAGTACGGCAGCTACGGCTACCAGAACACCTGGAACTACAACCAAGGCTACTATCCCCCCAGCTAA